The nucleotide sequence ATATTAATATTACTTTTCACGGGGCGAAAGTAAGTCAATTTTTATAATTACAAAATAAAAAATCTACTTTTTTTTATTTTGTTGTATCTTTGTCCCGCAATAAAGCCCATTTTTTCTAAGAAAATAAAATTATGAGTATGCAATTATTTTTCCACTCCAGCCTTCATTCAAGTAGCACAAATTGCTTTTTTGATAAGGAAGAAAGCCAACATATAGTAAAGGTACTGCGCAAAAAAGCAGGCGATATACTCCATATTACCAATGGTAAAGGACTTCTTTTTGAAGCAAAATTAGACTTCGCTACACCTAAACAATGTGAGGTGTCTATACTGAAATGTACTCTCCAGCTTCCCCGTCCTTACTACTTACATTTGGTGGTAGCACCTACCAAGATGAATGAACGTTATGAGTGGTTTTTGGAGAAAGCCACCGAAATAGGCGTTGATGAAATTACTCCTATTATCTGTGAACATTCTGAGCGTACCACTATCAAAGTAGAACGTTTTGAAAAGATACTCCTTTCAGCAATGAAACAATCGTTGCAATGCTATTTGCCTAAACTGAATGCACCTATTGCATCAGCTCAGTTTTTCAAAACGATGCTGACAGATAGTTCAGCTAAATATATAGCTCACTGTCAAGAAAATGAAAAACGCTTGCTCTCTCGCGCACTCAAGTCCTTTCCTGAGCGTATTATCGTGCTTATAGGTCCTGAAGGCGATTTCTCTACTAATGAGATAAACACCGCTTTGCAACAAGCATTTGTGCCTATCTCATTAGGAGATACTCGCTTACGCACCGAAACAGCAGCCATAGTAGCCTGTCATACCGTTGCGGTAATAAATGAACGGACTAACATTAGTTCAACTTAATATCATCTTAGGTCTGTCATTCCTTCGTCTTTTGTTCGTCATTCCTTCGTCTTTTGTTCGTCTTTTGTTCGTCTTTTGTTCGTCTTTTGTTCGTCTTTTGTTCGTCATTCGTTCGTCATTCGTTCGTCATTCGTTCGTCATTCGTTCGTTCGTCTTTTTCCTATCTGCCTGTCGTGCTACGACCTCGCACCGTCTAAGAGATAAGTAAAAAATAAGATGAATTATAGTTATACTTCGTGTTCGCCTTTGATGTCTCTGTGCTCGTAATCAGCAATCATCAGTTTTTCGTAATCAGTCTTAGTACCTTTACCGAAACGTCTGCCAATATTGTCAAAAATAAGGTATACCAAAGGCACTACAATAAGTGTTAAGAACAATGAGGAAATAAGTCCACCTATAATTACAATCGCCAAACCATTGTTCACTTCGGCACCTGCTCCATTGGCAATAGCAAGCGGAATCATACCTGCTACCATTGCGATAGTCGTCATCAAGATAGGGCGTAAACGCGCGTGGTTTGCTTGTATTAATGCAGTTACAGTATCTTCTCCTTCTTGCTTGCGGTGGTTGGCAAAGTCTACTAACATAATCGCGTTCTTAGCAACCAACCCGATAAGCATAATGATACCTAAAAGAGTAAAGATATTGAGTGACATATTGGCTAATGCCAAAGCTACTAAAGCTCCAATGAACGAAAGCGGTATAGAGAACAATACCACAAAAGGTCGTGAAAAACTGTCGTATAATACTACCATTACCATATAAACTAAGAGAATAGCTGCAAAGAGCGATATAAACAAGGTACCGAAACCTTCATCTTGCATCTCTTGGTCACCCGTAAACACAAAGTGTACGTTAGCAGGTTTTTCTAATTGGTCTATCTTAGTTTTCCATTCTGAAACTATAGTACCTGTAGGACGACCTACCGATTGTGCTTGTACTGTTACCGAAGGAGATTTGTCATAACGTTCCAGCTGTGTAGGTCCTGAAGCGTAAGCTATAGTCGCAAATTGTGATAGTTTTACCTGTTGTCCCACCGAGTTGATAAACATCATATTTTCTATATCGTCTATAGACTGACGGCTACCTTCTTCAAACACTATATTAATATTGTATTCTGAATCTCCTGTACGGAATTTACTGTCGTCATTACCATTAAAAGCGGTTCGCATCGTTCCCCCTACAGTAGCAATATTAAGTCCTAACATTGCCATCTTATCGCGGTCTATCTGCACATTTATTTCAGGATTACCAGATTCTGAGGAAAGCTTAATTTCAGTAGCACCTTCAACAGTTTTAAGAAGCTCAGCCGTTTTCTCAGCGTACTGTTGGGCTACTTCCACATTGTCAGAAGTAACAACCAAAGCAATTGGTGCTTGTTCGGCTCCCATCATTCCTACCGGTACAGTCTTCACTTTAGCTTCTACTAAATACTGACTCAGTTCACGTTTCAGCTTTGCCGCAATTACGTTAGTCGATTCATTACGTTCTTTTTTATCGATAATAGTAAGCTGTATTTCCGATTTGTAAGGGGTTGCTTGTGAAGCTCCCATACCACTGGTAGACTGTCCTACAGTAGTAATCATACTCTCTACCAAAGGTTTATTGGTACCCTCTACTTTTAAGCTACGAAGATAATTTTCAGCTTTTTGGGTCATAAAGTTAGTCTGCTCTAAGGAAGCATCTTTATTCAATTCAAACTGTACTAAAAACTTTCCTCTATCCATATTAGGCATAAACTCAGATCCGATAAATCCAGTAGGAATGAATGAACAAGAACCTACAAAAAGGAAAAATACCAAAATAATAGTTTTCCATTTATTGGCAAATACCCATACCAATAAGTCAGAGAAGAACTGTGTAAAGCGTTTGAGGTATCCTTCAAATCCTATGGTCATCTTTCCTAAAAATGAATTGGGATTTGCGTGCTCTAATTTTCCAAACCTAGAGTACAACCAAGGGACTACTGTAAAAGACATCAATAATGAAAGCATTGTAGCAATAGCTACAGTCAAACAAAACTCACGCAATACTTTTACTACAATAGCATTACCTAATGAAATAGGAACGAACACTACCACAATTACTAAGGTAATTGCCATTACAGTAAGCACAATTTCCTTAGAGCCATCAAAAGCAGCACGCACTTTATTCTTACCCATCTCCATATGACGGTGAATGTTTTCTAATACTACAATAGCATCGTCCACCAAGATACCTACCACCATCGAGAGGGCAACAAGGCTCATCAAGTTCAGTGTAAAACCAAAGAAATACATACCTATAAAAGTAGCAATGAGAGAAGTAGGTATAGATACCATTACGATAAGAGCATTACGCAGGCTGTGAAGGAAGAAGAACATCACTACTGCTACTAATACAATTGCCAATATCAAATCGGACATTACAGAGTTGGCTGCTTCCAAGGTAAACTCACTGGTATCTTCAGCCAATAGCATCTTTACACCTTCATTTTTATAAGTCTGCTCCACTTGTTCCATCTTCTTGCGTACCAACTCACTCACCGATACAGCATTAGCATCGGTTTGTTTCAATACTTGTAGCAAGAGAGTATTTTCTTGGTCTATACGCGCTATTTTGGTAGCTTCTTCTTCGGTGTCTTGCACATCAGCTACATCCGAAAGTCGTATCTCTACTCCATTCTGTGAAGCAAGTATAAGGTTGCGCAATTGTTCTACATCTTGTAATTTACCAAGCAAACGTATAGAGGTACTATTCTCACGAGTTTTAATTTTACCCGCAGGAATTTCCATATTCGAAGCCGCGATTAGCTGTTGTACTTGAGCAATAGAAAGACCATAACCTTCTAACTTCTTAGCATCAATGCTCACGCGTATTTCGCGTTTGCGACCACCTATTATATTCACTTGTGCTACTCCTGGAACACGTGATAACTCTGGCTGTATTTTTTTATCTACCAAGTCGTACAATTCTTGTGCCGATAACTTAGAAGTTACCCCAATAGACACAATAGGCAAATCGGAAAGAGAGAATTTACTCAATGATGGCTCTTTAGCATCATCGGGCAAATCAGCTCTTATTGCATTAATTTTGCGCTGTGCCTCATTAAGGGTGTTATCTACATTCGCATCGTTAGTAAGTTGTACTACTACCACCGAAAGACTTTCGTACGAGTATGAATATATCTTTTTGATATTTTCCAAAGCCGAAACGGCATCCTCAATTTTCTTTGTCACGGTGCTCTCAATCTCCGAAGGAGAGGCTCCCGCATACACAGTAGAGATCGTAACTACATTCACTTCAAACTTAGGAATGAGCTCGTAGTTCAATAACTTATACGAATAGAAGCCACCAAGTAGCAACAACAAGAGCATCACAATAAGTACACTGGGACGCTTAATAGAAAGTTTAATTAAATCCATCTTTTGTTTGTTCTAAATCCGGGGCAAAGGTACGATAAAAAACTTAATAAACAAAAAAAGTTTCCATATTTTAGGAAACTTTTATTATGAGTAAGTAATTGAATAATTTGTGAGACTTACTGTTTTGGGGGATATTTTTCTAATATTTTATTTACGAAGTTATTAATAGCGTCTTCTTTGCGCTCCGTTGTTTGAGGTAGGTTACCTACACCTTTACCTTGCCAAATGAGTTCACGTTTATGAGCGTCTATAATTTCAATATAAAGAGAACCTTCTGTACTTCGAGCTACATTATAGGTTGCTCCTCCCCAAAAAGGTCCCCAACCCATTCCCCAGCCCCAATAGTATGGAGAATTGTTATATACATCTACATTTTCTTGTTCACGTGTAAAGATATTTACTAAAACGTCTGGTTTTTCAGAAAGTGTCATCCCTTTAGACGTTAAATTACGCTCAATAGCTCGTAGAATACGTTTCTTATCTAAATCTGAGATAGGAACTTTATCAATACCTTCTTTAAAGAAAGCAAATGATTTGTATGCAGAAAAATCGGCCTGTTGGTCATAATCTGTAGCTACATATACACTAGCACAAGAACTAAGAACAACAGCCATAATTAGGAGTATAAAAACAGTTGTTTTTTTCATATCATAAGTTATTTAAAAGGTTTTGAAATCTTGTTTTATAAATACAAAATCTATACCGTTTTATATTTTTCTATCCATTAATTGTAGGGCAAAAGTTCTGAGGTATTCTCGTTTATCATCTCCTATAGTTATTTTCTCTAATATCATAAGAGCTTTTTGAGTATAATTTTCTATCAGTTGGCGAACTGCTTTGTCCGCATTTGTTATCTGAAAAATCTCTCTTACTCTTGCTATTTTATTATCAACTTCATTTAAAGCATATGCTCTCAATAGTTCTTCACGTTGTTTTTCATTGCTTAGTGCTAAAGATTTTAAATAGAGTATAGTTTTCTTATTCTCTATAATATCACCTCCTATTTTTTTACCAAATGAAGCATCTCCAAAAGTATCCAAATAATCATCTTGTAACTGAAAAGCTATTCCTAAATTTAAACCAAAATTGTACATATTCATTTGGTTTTCCTTAGTAGTTTCAGAGATAATACTACCCATTTGTAAGGCAGCTCCTATAAGAACTGAAGTTTTGTATGAAATCATTTGCATATATGCCTCAATACTTACCTCTTGTAGTTTTTCAAAATCCATATCCATTTGCTGTCCTTCACATACTTTAAGAGCTGTTTCACTTAATGTTTTTACTAATTCTTGAAATATTTCTGAAGGATAATCCTCTAATAATTTATAGGCAATGATAAGCATAGCATCTCCCGAAAGTATACCTACATTTGTATCCCATTTTTGATGAACAGTAGGTTTGCCACGTCTTAGAGAAGCATTATCCATAATATCGTCGTGAATAAGTGAAAAGTTGTGAAAAACCTCTATGGCAGTAGCTGCATTAAGTGCTTTGCAATAGTCTTTACCAAAAATATCGGTTGCAATAAGAGTAAGTAAAGGACGAATACGCTTTCCTCCTAAGTTAAGAATGTACTGAATAGGTTCATAGAGGTGAATAGGCTCTTTGGGAGTAAAAATTTTTTCTATATGCTGTAAAAAAGCTGTTTTATACTCTTCAATCGAAAGCATAATAAATTATTATAAGTTTAGAAAGTTAATATTTGTCTGTTTTTTATCCTTTTCTTAAAAGTTCTATTGCGTGATTACGAGCTGATTCGCCACTATTTTTTCCTTCAAGCATTTCTGAAAGTTCTGAAATGCGTTCCTGTTCGGTGAGCATTTTAAGATGGGTAGTTGTCTTACCTGTTATATCTTCTTTAAATACTTTAAAATGATAAGCACCTTTAGCAGCTATCTGTGGTAAATGGGTAATAGCAAATACCTGTCTGTTTTTGCTCATTTGTTTCATTATATCACCCATTTTTTGAGAGATTTCACCTGATACTCCTGTATCAATTTCGTCGAACATAATAGTAGGGAGTGCTGTATGTGCTGCCATTATTGCTTTTACAGCTAACATTATACGTGATAATTCTCCTCCTGAAGCTACTTTCTTTAATGGTCCAAAATCTCCTCCTTTATTGGCAGAAAATAAAAATGAGAGCTCATCATTTCCGTTGTTAAAGAAATGTGAGGTAGGTGTTAGCTTGATATCAAAACGCCCATTGGGCATTCCTAATTCGTGCATAAAGCTCTCTAATTGTTTAGTGAGAGTAGGAATTACTT is from Capnocytophaga ochracea DSM 7271 and encodes:
- a CDS encoding polyprenyl synthetase family protein → MLSIEEYKTAFLQHIEKIFTPKEPIHLYEPIQYILNLGGKRIRPLLTLIATDIFGKDYCKALNAATAIEVFHNFSLIHDDIMDNASLRRGKPTVHQKWDTNVGILSGDAMLIIAYKLLEDYPSEIFQELVKTLSETALKVCEGQQMDMDFEKLQEVSIEAYMQMISYKTSVLIGAALQMGSIISETTKENQMNMYNFGLNLGIAFQLQDDYLDTFGDASFGKKIGGDIIENKKTILYLKSLALSNEKQREELLRAYALNEVDNKIARVREIFQITNADKAVRQLIENYTQKALMILEKITIGDDKREYLRTFALQLMDRKI
- a CDS encoding 16S rRNA (uracil(1498)-N(3))-methyltransferase produces the protein MSMQLFFHSSLHSSSTNCFFDKEESQHIVKVLRKKAGDILHITNGKGLLFEAKLDFATPKQCEVSILKCTLQLPRPYYLHLVVAPTKMNERYEWFLEKATEIGVDEITPIICEHSERTTIKVERFEKILLSAMKQSLQCYLPKLNAPIASAQFFKTMLTDSSAKYIAHCQENEKRLLSRALKSFPERIIVLIGPEGDFSTNEINTALQQAFVPISLGDTRLRTETAAIVACHTVAVINERTNISST
- a CDS encoding DUF4136 domain-containing protein, which codes for MKKTTVFILLIMAVVLSSCASVYVATDYDQQADFSAYKSFAFFKEGIDKVPISDLDKKRILRAIERNLTSKGMTLSEKPDVLVNIFTREQENVDVYNNSPYYWGWGMGWGPFWGGATYNVARSTEGSLYIEIIDAHKRELIWQGKGVGNLPQTTERKEDAINNFVNKILEKYPPKQ
- a CDS encoding efflux RND transporter permease subunit encodes the protein MDLIKLSIKRPSVLIVMLLLLLLGGFYSYKLLNYELIPKFEVNVVTISTVYAGASPSEIESTVTKKIEDAVSALENIKKIYSYSYESLSVVVVQLTNDANVDNTLNEAQRKINAIRADLPDDAKEPSLSKFSLSDLPIVSIGVTSKLSAQELYDLVDKKIQPELSRVPGVAQVNIIGGRKREIRVSIDAKKLEGYGLSIAQVQQLIAASNMEIPAGKIKTRENSTSIRLLGKLQDVEQLRNLILASQNGVEIRLSDVADVQDTEEEATKIARIDQENTLLLQVLKQTDANAVSVSELVRKKMEQVEQTYKNEGVKMLLAEDTSEFTLEAANSVMSDLILAIVLVAVVMFFFLHSLRNALIVMVSIPTSLIATFIGMYFFGFTLNLMSLVALSMVVGILVDDAIVVLENIHRHMEMGKNKVRAAFDGSKEIVLTVMAITLVIVVVFVPISLGNAIVVKVLREFCLTVAIATMLSLLMSFTVVPWLYSRFGKLEHANPNSFLGKMTIGFEGYLKRFTQFFSDLLVWVFANKWKTIILVFFLFVGSCSFIPTGFIGSEFMPNMDRGKFLVQFELNKDASLEQTNFMTQKAENYLRSLKVEGTNKPLVESMITTVGQSTSGMGASQATPYKSEIQLTIIDKKERNESTNVIAAKLKRELSQYLVEAKVKTVPVGMMGAEQAPIALVVTSDNVEVAQQYAEKTAELLKTVEGATEIKLSSESGNPEINVQIDRDKMAMLGLNIATVGGTMRTAFNGNDDSKFRTGDSEYNINIVFEEGSRQSIDDIENMMFINSVGQQVKLSQFATIAYASGPTQLERYDKSPSVTVQAQSVGRPTGTIVSEWKTKIDQLEKPANVHFVFTGDQEMQDEGFGTLFISLFAAILLVYMVMVVLYDSFSRPFVVLFSIPLSFIGALVALALANMSLNIFTLLGIIMLIGLVAKNAIMLVDFANHRKQEGEDTVTALIQANHARLRPILMTTIAMVAGMIPLAIANGAGAEVNNGLAIVIIGGLISSLFLTLIVVPLVYLIFDNIGRRFGKGTKTDYEKLMIADYEHRDIKGEHEV